The Sorangiineae bacterium MSr11367 genome window below encodes:
- a CDS encoding 2-isopropylmalate synthase has translation MDDERKEYTHTANSEFDWNRAHGTEGFASGRILGRVSVLDETLRDGLQSPSVTEPRVESKLKLLVAMSELGIDIATIGIPSVSPRAFEDCLLLCKEVARTKVNIRLACAGRTLVGDITPILELSQRAGLPVEVYAFIGSSPIRQYVEGWDVPLIARQSAEAIDVAVKAGLDVTYVTEDTTRSHPHALTTLFRTAIDHGARRLCLADTVGHATAGGVRGLLRFTKDVLARFGATHIGIDWHGHNDRGLALANALWALECGADRVHATALGIGERVGNVPMESLLKNMRLLGLHDRDLAPLSRYTELCSQVLAWPQS, from the coding sequence ATGGACGACGAACGTAAGGAATACACACACACGGCGAACTCGGAGTTCGATTGGAACCGGGCGCACGGCACGGAAGGCTTTGCATCGGGTCGCATTTTGGGCCGTGTTTCGGTGCTCGACGAGACGCTGCGCGATGGGTTGCAGAGCCCGTCGGTGACGGAACCACGGGTCGAGAGCAAGCTAAAGCTCCTGGTGGCGATGAGCGAGCTCGGCATCGATATCGCCACCATTGGGATCCCGAGCGTCTCCCCCCGCGCATTCGAAGATTGCCTGCTCCTCTGCAAGGAAGTGGCCCGCACCAAGGTGAACATCCGGCTTGCGTGCGCGGGGCGGACGCTGGTCGGGGACATCACCCCCATTCTGGAACTGTCGCAGCGCGCGGGGTTGCCGGTGGAGGTCTACGCGTTCATCGGCTCGAGCCCCATTCGGCAATATGTGGAGGGTTGGGACGTGCCGCTCATTGCCAGGCAGAGCGCCGAGGCCATCGACGTGGCCGTGAAGGCAGGGCTCGACGTGACCTACGTGACCGAGGACACGACCCGTTCGCACCCGCATGCGCTGACCACCCTTTTTCGGACGGCCATCGACCATGGCGCAAGGCGTCTTTGCTTGGCCGACACTGTGGGCCACGCCACGGCGGGCGGGGTGCGTGGTTTGCTGCGGTTCACCAAGGACGTGCTCGCCCGGTTCGGGGCCACGCACATCGGCATCGATTGGCATGGGCACAATGACCGGGGTCTGGCACTGGCCAATGCACTTTGGGCACTGGAGTGTGGCGCCGATCGTGTGCATGCCACCGCATTGGGCATCGGAGAGCGGGTGGGGAACGTGCCCATGGAGTCGCTGCTGAAAAACATGAGATTACTGGGCCTGCACGATCGGGATTTGGCACCGTTGAGCCGTTACACCGAACTTTGCTCGCAGGTCCTCGCCTGGCCCCAATCGTAA
- a CDS encoding pyridoxal-dependent decarboxylase — MTPEQFRTIGYRLVDWIAEYRANLPSRCVMSNERPGAIREKLASFPPYSGDPFDAVLADFERVVVPGITHWNHPSFFAGAPSSTSLAAVLGELLASGLGVSCTTWHASPAGTELEELVMDWFRQMLGLSDAFHGVIHDSSSTAALVAALCARERATDDLRLKDGLHASSPLTAYTSDQAHGCVEKAFMLAGIGRQHIRFIETDERYAMRADLLRTRVEDDLRAGLLPCIIVGTIGTHDTAAVDPLVPVGRLASRYGIWLHIDAATAGAAMVAPECRPHWTGIEGADSLAVDLHRWLGAGMDCTAYYVRDTDRLQRVMSTSHHAGMDDETTSYRHWGIPSDRRFRALKCWFLLREQGTNGLIERVRRDIQHAKWLEAEVRKADGWEVAAPVLFQTVCARHIPHGLSSAEITSAEIDQHNLRWVERVNESGKAYLTSVLIDGRRVARISIGAEATELSHIRDLWALMQHCAGAR, encoded by the coding sequence ATGACGCCCGAACAATTTCGCACGATCGGCTATCGCTTGGTCGATTGGATCGCCGAATACCGCGCGAACCTCCCATCGCGGTGCGTGATGTCGAACGAAAGGCCGGGGGCCATTCGGGAGAAGCTGGCATCGTTTCCGCCGTACTCCGGCGACCCGTTCGACGCCGTCCTGGCCGACTTCGAGAGGGTCGTCGTCCCCGGAATCACCCATTGGAATCATCCCAGCTTCTTCGCAGGTGCGCCGAGCAGCACCAGTTTGGCCGCGGTCCTGGGCGAGCTTCTGGCCTCGGGCCTCGGCGTGTCGTGCACCACGTGGCATGCGAGTCCGGCGGGCACCGAGTTGGAGGAGCTGGTCATGGACTGGTTCCGGCAAATGCTGGGTCTTTCCGATGCCTTTCACGGGGTCATTCACGATTCGTCGTCCACGGCGGCCTTGGTGGCCGCCTTGTGTGCGCGCGAGCGTGCCACCGACGACCTGCGGCTCAAAGATGGCCTTCACGCGTCATCTCCCCTCACGGCGTACACCTCCGACCAGGCGCACGGCTGCGTGGAGAAGGCCTTCATGTTGGCGGGCATCGGGCGCCAGCACATTCGATTCATCGAGACGGACGAGCGCTATGCCATGCGCGCCGACCTGCTTCGCACCCGCGTCGAGGACGACCTTCGCGCGGGCCTGCTTCCTTGCATCATCGTGGGAACGATCGGCACGCACGACACCGCGGCGGTCGACCCGCTCGTTCCCGTTGGTCGGCTCGCATCGCGTTATGGCATTTGGCTTCACATCGATGCGGCGACGGCGGGGGCGGCCATGGTCGCGCCGGAGTGCCGCCCTCATTGGACGGGAATCGAGGGGGCCGATTCCCTCGCCGTCGACCTGCATCGATGGCTCGGCGCGGGAATGGATTGCACGGCCTATTACGTGCGCGATACCGACCGGCTCCAACGCGTCATGTCCACGAGCCACCACGCCGGCATGGACGACGAGACCACGAGCTACCGCCACTGGGGCATTCCGAGCGACCGCCGGTTTCGCGCATTGAAATGTTGGTTCTTGCTGCGAGAACAAGGAACCAATGGCCTCATCGAACGCGTGCGGCGCGACATTCAACATGCCAAATGGCTCGAGGCCGAAGTGCGCAAAGCCGACGGTTGGGAGGTCGCCGCGCCCGTCCTCTTTCAAACGGTTTGCGCGCGTCACATTCCCCACGGGCTAAGCTCGGCCGAAATCACCTCGGCGGAGATCGACCAGCACAACCTGCGCTGGGTCGAGCGGGTGAACGAAAGCGGAAAAGCCTATTTGACGTCCGTGCTCATCGACGGCCGCCGCGTGGCCCGCATCTCCATCGGCGCCGAGGCCACCGAGCTGTCCCACATTCGAGACTTGTGGGCCCTCATGCAACACTGCGCCGGTGCGCGCTGA